The DNA region ataaagaccAGTTGTCAATGAGCACATCTATCCCTGTGAATATTAAAAGTATGTGGTGATTCAACAGTGATTGGGAAAACATTTCTAGATTTAGAAAGTGTTGTTTGCAGAAAACAAATGCTAGGAATTACAGTTCTTCAgttattaacagattaacagagttggaaaggagtttataggtcatctagtcaaccccctgctcaagcaggagaccctacactatttctgacaaatggctgtccaatctcttcttgaaagtctcaagtgatgaagctcccacaacttccgaggaCAAGCTgttattggttgattgttctcattgtcagaaagctcctccttgtttctagattgaatttctccttggtcagtttctatccattattccttgtctggcctccagatgctttggaaaatagtttgaccccctcctctctgtggcagcccctcaaatattggaacactgctatcatgtctcccctggtccttctcttcactagactagccatgcccagtacctgtaatcattcttcatatgttttagtctccagtcccctaatcatcctggttgctctccttaTGTACCTGAGAGTCAGAGAGTTAGGCAATTCTTGTCAATACTCACCACCATCACTGAGAGTGTTACCCCATCCTGAGACAAGGCAGTAGGTACCAACAGCTGGACATCCATAGCCGAGGTGGATGGGTGCGACACTTCTGGAAAATTCAGGTGATTTTTCCAATTTGATGAGCATGATGTCATGATCCAAGAGCCAAGAGTTGTAGTTTGGATGGACAATTATTTTTTCAGCCTTGATAATCTGTTCATCTCCTTCTGGGTTCCTAATATTGTATGCTCCCAGTTTCACACTGAGTGGGCTATAAAATCAATAATGCAAATTCTATATTGGTTGCACTGTGCAGAGTTTAATATCAAGCTTAGCAACAGTTGTATTCTTCATATCACAGAAGAAGTCAATGATTTCTTTAGCAAGAGTTCAGATTTGAAATGGAAACTTTCCCATTGTTCAAAATCAATATCAATTAGGGATGTATCTGCCAGAGTTAGGGACACTCTACTTTCATTTTATTCCACAAATGCTGGCATCAGACAATCTTGGCTTATCTTTGCTTACCTTTGCATATCCTAATGAAATTCTAAAcaaattatgtttaaaaaaatcccacatgAAGAAAATACCTGTGTTAAAGCCATATTTAAAGCAAAGAAATCTATCTTTAAAAATGTGGTGAGGCATTTTGTTTAACAGTTATTTAATTTAATGAAAGCTGCATATTGTGAGCAGTAGTACTCAGATCTTCACAAGCCACAACTTGATACCAGATCAGTTTGATACCAAGACAAGGACATTCCCGCCCAGAAGAGTTAATCTTCTAGTTCACTGCATCATATTGGTGGAAGAAAGAGATGCAAGAATTTGAACCCCACTATCAATAAATCTTGTATTTGACTCATAGCAATCACTGCTACTTTTTTTCTAATGGTTTCATaagcttttccttaaaaaaaacccaacacatgAGCTTTCACAATCCTTGAAACATCTTGTCTAGCTAGTCAAGAAAAGTCAAACACACATTAAGTTCCCAAGTATTGCAAATAAAAGGTGCTGGAACATTATCCAGGATACAATATTGCCTTTGCAATGTAGACAATAAAGTGAGtacattttttgttgtttttcaaaTTCATGATGACAGGAAAAGTAGATTTTTAAAACTTGTAAACAACTACAAtataaggtttaaaaaaaaattcccgtAATACTAAGTAATTATTAATAAGTAAGATTCAAAGTAAGAATCTCAGGCTTTAAAGTTAGACTTAGTCTTTGCTCTAAGACTGAAGCACAGGTCTAACTTTAAAAACCTAAGATGCCCATTTGGAAACAACTACTTGTTTTTAACGTTCTACCAAACATTACTATACAGTACTTAGGCCCCAGAGCACTCTTAAGGTAcgacaaaacagaaaaatatttctttgataGATAGTGGAAAGCTTCAGAATGTTACTAGCTTGTTATAATTCTAGGATCTGACATTGCCTCCTTGTCTTAACCAAAGAATACTTCCTGCTTGCTCCATTTTAATCCTGTTCACTGTCTTTGAAATATCTGAACAGGACTGTGCTATCACAATCTACTATGCAGACATGCATGTGGCCATCTGGtaaaaaaaatgtgctttttGAATTAATAGTCCTGAAATGTGACTTTCAGATAATGAATAAGATTAGCAAACTGATGTAAGAAATAGAAGGAAACTCGTCTCCAGAAATGCTTTTTATGCAATCTTTTTATTACTTTTCCACTTAACTATCATTGATTCatttaagttatttatttattaccagCTTAGTGTAGGCAGTTATCATAGGATAGATAGGCAGTTATTTTGATATCAGAAGTGAGGAATTTTATCTGCTTTAGCATTGTTTTAACAATGAAAACAACaggctgaaaaataaataaaaggatcaAAACTGGGCAAGATTTTTTTCTATGCAAAGATGATTGATGTGTTATTAGCACATGTTTAGCTTTCCTAGCTTAAAGACATATTTTTAACCAGAAGTAGCTTtaataagaatataaaaataCTCACCGTTTGAAGCAATGAGCGGCTGAAAGAACCCATTGGTCATGGATAGGGCCACCACAGAAATGGTAACCAACATTGAGTGAAACCTGATAAGGGACAGAATTTCTCTGACAGGTAAATCCTCCAACAATCTTGTCATCATCATCCTCATTCAAAGGGGCAGCAACTAATAAGAAAAGGAACATCAACATGTAGAGCTAGCAAGCCAAATAGAGTACATGTCTGAAGGCACAGGAGCCAGTTATAGAGGGAAAGCGCACATATGTTTTTCTACATATCATAGcagtttgtacaggtagtcctcaactttcaaccacaaccgagcccaaaatttccgttgctaagcaaaacagttgctaagtaaaatttgttccattttacaacctttcttgtcatagttgttaagtgaattgctgcagtggtagtatggtggttagaatgcagtactgcaggctatttctgctgacttcccgctgccagcagttcgaatctcaccagctcaaggttgattcagccttccagccttccaaggttggtaaaatgaagacccaaattgttggggaaaatatgctgactctgtaaagccacttagagagtgctgtaaagcactgggaagcagtatataagtctaagtgctattgctatttattaagttagtaacatatttgttaagtgaatctagcttctccattgattttgcttgtcagaaggttgcaaaagctgatcacatgactccaggacacagcAATCGTCATGAAAACATGCCAAATGCCAAGAGTCCAAAtactgatcatgtgaccttggggatgttgcaatggtcataagtgtgaaaacagtcatttcttttcaatgttgtaactttgaaggtcacaaaacaaatggttgtatTGCAGCTGCAGAATTTCTATTTcacttatttattaatttttatagtAGCCACTCCCAACCTCCTTGATGGCATGGAAGAAAACAATAGCAGAAAAGAGGCATCTTACAAAATAACTAAACCTGACATATAAAAGCAACATTAAAGCATAAGTAATATTATTGGCAATAATCAACACCAAGTATCAAATGCCTGTTTAAAAATAAGTGATTTCCCAGAGGCCCCTAATGGAACGATCAAGCACATCTCTGGAGATATCTTTTTCCCTAATTTGGGGGCACTATGCAGAAGGCCTGTCTTGCTTCTTACAAAGGCCAGACTTCAAACTGACAACCCaaaatgcaggtagttctcaatgttgaccacaattgagctccaaatttttgttgcttagcaaaacgtttgttaagtgaattttgccccattttaccacctttcttgccacagttgtttagtgaatcacatttatattttatcatctctctctaaaATTACaacatattttccttcttttcatcatctAAACTTTGTAATCCTCAAACCTTTCTATAcaacaagttcattttttttttcttttcagcaaaaagtccatttCAATTACTAATAGATGTAGTTATTGTACCTCAACTCCCAGCTGCTCAAATAACAAGTCAACCACAATAATATTTACTTCCTAGGGGTCTTCTCACATGGAGCAACTGGCCAGAGTAAAAGTGGACAATCATGTGGTTTCTCCTTGTCCAGAGAAGCTCCGTCAGACAGAATTGGTCATCTGATCTCTGGTCACTACCCCAATGGCATTTCTGCTTCTTCAGGGTATCTTAGTCCACCATGAAGCTCTTCCAAAAGCTCCCATCTTGATTTTGATCCCCCTTGCAGACAACTCTGTGTCTACTGGTAATCCTCAAGATACTAATGGAGACTACTACTACAGTTGCATGTCACAATAGCCATTAAGCAGAATGGCGTCACttaaagtattgaagcgggcaagagatgatggacagatgatttctcctttttgttgttgttttgatttgcttttctcctcctctctctttccttccttttatttttttaggtAATTGACATGACTAGAAGTTAGGTAGGATggaaataaaattctttttacTGTACCagtaaaattagagaaaaactttTTCATGGAactaaataaaaattttaaattttatttccctGGGAAAAAAGctaagataaaattaaaattactacaGGATTGTAGAATCAAAGGATGATTCAGCCTCCCAGATTGGGAGCTTTACTACCAGGCAGCAGCGGTAACATGGCTCAGAGAATGGATAATActccaaaataaaagaatattgacGATAGAGGGCTATGATTTACAGCTGGGCTGACATGCTTTTATCTTGGAGGGAAAGAGTAAAGCCCATAAATATTTCCAGAGACACCAGGTAAGAGGGGCCTTATTAGAAATGgatgaaaatcaaaagaaattTCTACACAAAAATTCCCAGATGGATATCAGCCATGAAAGCAATGATCTACCCCAATGCAATAGATTTGAACAGGATATTGTCATATAAGGAGTTATTGGATGGGCAAGGAAAACTTAAAACAAATCAGGAGTTAAAATTAAAATCTACAGAttcaaacaagatacaaaaaggaTTTAGAACAGTACGGATTTCAAAATGAACaacaagaattagacaaaataCTAACAGGGAGAAGATAAAATGATTACAAAAACATACAACTGtctcttaaaattcaaaatggaggaagaaacCGTGAAGTAAACAATGATAATTTGGGCTAAAAACTTTGGGTACAATATTGAATTGGAGCTCTGGGAAAAATTATGGGGGggaaattataaattgacaatgtcggCATCCTACAAGGAAAATAGCTACAAATGTTTTATTGGTGGCATTTACCCAcggcgagattggccaaaatgttcccaaatagatCTCCAAACTGTTGGACATGTAACCACTAACAGAGGaccttctatcatatgtggtggacgtgtccgaaagccaaagaattctggaCAAAAATTCTAAAAAggttagaagaaataataaattgaCACGAACCCTGAGCTGTTTCTTctaggaataatttaaaaaatcttagtAAGGCTATCCA from Thamnophis elegans isolate rThaEle1 chromosome 3, rThaEle1.pri, whole genome shotgun sequence includes:
- the LOC116505608 gene encoding anionic trypsin-like translates to MKVLWIFAFLGAAVAAPLNEDDDDKIVGGFTCQRNSVPYQVSLNVGYHFCGGPIHDQWVLSAAHCFKRPLSVKLGAYNIRNPEGDEQIIKAEKIIVHPNYNSWLLDHDIMLIKLEKSPEFSRSVAPIHLGYGCPAVGTYCLVSGWGNTLSDGVNYPDYLQCLQAPILSDEECKAAYPGQISENMVCVGYLEGGKDSCQGDSGGPVACDGFLQGIVSWGIGCALPGYPGVYTKVCKYIDWIHETIAAN